The following are encoded together in the Candida orthopsilosis Co 90-125, chromosome 5 draft sequence genome:
- a CDS encoding Rgt1 transcriptional repressor of glucose transporter genes, whose protein sequence is MIMTSTPPTKQIPSIKEIFPDSQPKSQNTSNQGGSFSDANPQEQREALTNQLNIDAQARQPRAESFSTASLGSSDASKSNLNTGPSRDPPRKRSKISRACDACRRKKIKCNAEYSTTLSKVTQICNNCQKNGDECTFSRTPLKRGPSKGYSKEFEDREEEGNSGYTPPQPTANSNGNVAQPQPVNVYNTNPSGDRRQSQPQQVPQQQQFPQNSLPFPQIRPNSQQMSTIKLPPIIGYNQKATSPAIHKVITANFNESNPSSPPVQQNTASTVSQPPNNNSNNNSPPIQGPFWKVPYEMPRASGPHRSSISSVTSGGGTSRRRSSIDSISSTSTTNTKLPILRHSNNSEFLSDSESEDFYSVRSSSSHRPPIMRNNSQSISPRNSVTSLSSLSGRVNKSMVLQGAPISPMTVSKAGTPYNGFIGQELSRPQSQLQIPPGGFNQLQSSPMDMLKADLDVYDKVFAPAYPVIPVETEKLVQMIQTVGMEAPTENLVECFHISVNDLVNFKTVAEYTTISMFFKLQQLYQQSRVNRVSTFLYALTLVILNYSLLLKGTHYSLGVATAAAFLNDLNAVDRVFDEKSNDKLFDLWFAKLYLTLDIIDNIASLKEGVQKTVASGNSPRFVDKNRSVLNDFVYQTHIVSAYLFKVRNNLLTSNVEDVNKPDIKDEFLTHLANLLHHKYKLFELVNESSSEKLPQILETLTATILNFANYLSTTTMSNKQVLNPCLNLSIDQLFYTIKLVKTIVDNTSDEATKINGNLSISYNLLNLNLANLQLNEQTIRQIKQKIVENPLDFSTKSGPNPGWLSTVIPMIKSDLMR, encoded by the coding sequence ATGATCATGACCTCGACACCGCCAACCAAACAAATTCCTTCAATAAAGGAGATTTTTCCAGATAGTCAACCGAAAAGTCAGAATACCTCGAACCAGGGAGGCTCGTTTTCAGATGCTAATCCGCAAGAACAGAGGGAAGCTTTGACAAATCAACTCAATATTGATGCACAAGCGAGGCAGCCACGTGCAGAGTCGTTTCTGACAGCTTCCTTGGGGTCACTGGATGCAAGTAAATCAAATCTCAATACTGGTCCATCCCGTGATCCTCCTCGCAAGAGGTCCAAGATATCCCGTGCATGTGATGCCTGTCGACGGAAAAAGATAAAGTGTAATGCCgaatattcaacaactttgaGTAAAGTGACGCAAATTTGTAACAATTGTCAAAAGAATGGTGATGAATGTACGTTTTCGAGAACTCCATTGAAAAGGGGCCCTTCCAAGGGGTACCTGAAGGAATTTGAGGATAGGGAGGAGGAAGGTAATAGCGGGTACACTCCACCACAACCAACTGCCAACCTGAATGGCAATGTTGCACAACCTCAGCCTGTTAATGTCTACAACACCAATCCACTGGGAGACCGCCGGCAAtctcaaccacaacaagTCcctcagcaacaacaatttcctcAAAACAGTTTACCTTTTCCTCAAATACGACCAAATTCGCAACAAATGTCCACCATCAAACTTCCTCCAATCATTGGCTACAATCAAAAGGCTACATCACCAGCTATACATAAAGTAATAACAGCTAATTTTAACGaatcaaatccatcaaGCCCTCCGGTGCAACAAAATACCGCTTCCACTGTATCTCAACCtccaaacaacaacagcaacaacaatagcCCCCCAATACAAGGACCTTTTTGGAAAGTACCCTACGAAATGCCTCGAGCTTCTGGACCTCATCGCTCTTCCATCAGCAGTGTAACTAGCGGTGGTGGGACCAGCAGAAGACGCTCTTCAATAGATTCGATATCATCGACTTCAACCACAAACACAAAGTTACCTATTCTTAGACATTCCAACAATAGTGAGTTTCTCAGTGATAGTGAATCTGAAGATTTCTATTCTGTTAGATCCTCATCATCGCATCGTCCTCCAATAATGCGCAACAAttctcaatcaatttcccCTAGGAATTCTGTCACTTCATTGTCGAGTCTTAGTGGAAGGGTTAACAAATCAATGGTTTTACAAGGTGCACCTATTTCACCAATGACCGTGTCAAAAGCCGGAACTCCGTACAATGGATTCATAGGGCAGGAGTTATCCAGGCCGCAGCTGCAATTGCAAATACCCCCTGGAGGTTTCAATCAATTACAAAGTTCACCCATGGATATGCTTAAAGCGGATTTGGATGTATACGATAAGGTTTTTGCCCCTGCTTACCCAGTGATACCTGTTGAGACCGAAAAGTTGGTGCAGATGATCCAAACAGTGGGAATGGAGGCGCCAACCGAGaatcttgttgaatgtTTTCACATATCTGTCAATGACCTTGTGAATTTCAAGACTGTTGCTGAATATACCACCATTTCaatgtttttcaaattacaaCAGTTGTATCAACAGTCAAGGGTGAACAGAGTATCAACATTTTTGTATGCGCTAACCTTGGTCATACTTAATTACAGTTTATTATTAAAGGGCACCCATTACTCATTAGGTGTTGCCACTGCGGCAgcatttttgaatgatttgaacGCAGTGGATCGCGTGTTTGATGAGAAGCTGAATGACAAACTATTTGACCTTTGGTTTGCCAAATTGTATCTCACATTGGATATAATTGATAACATAGCTAGTTTGAAAGAGGGGGTTCAAAAAACTGTTGCAAGCGGAAATTCGCCTCGATTTGTTGACAAGAATAGATCGGtgttgaatgattttgtCTACCAAACTCATATCGTTTCTGCCTACTTGTTCAAGGTGAGAAACAACTTACTCACATCAAATGTGGAGGATGTCAACAAACCCGATATCAAAGATGAATTTCTCACCCATCTTGCTAATTTGCTCCACCACAAGTATAAATTATTCGAGCTAGTCAATGAAAGCCTGTCAGAGAAGCTACCACAGATATTGGAGACATTGACTGCGACAATACTAAACTTTGCCAACTACCTAAGCACCACTACAATGTCCAACAAACAAGTATTGAATCCATGCTTGAACTTATCAATAGATCAACTTTTCTACACCATCAAGCTTgtgaaaacaattgttgacaaCACCTCCGATGAAgcaaccaaaatcaatggcAATTTGTCTATATCatacaatttgttgaaccTCAACTTGGCCAACTTGCAACTAAATGAGCAAACGATACGACAgattaaacaaaagattgtCGAGAATCCACTTGATTTCTCCACAAAGTCAGGGCCCAATCCTGGCTGGTTAAGCACCGTCATTCCAATGATCAAATCTGATTTAATGAGGTAA
- a CDS encoding Emp70 protein (S. cerevisiae homolog EMP70 has role in invasive growth in response to glucose limitation, cellular copper ion homeostasis, pseudohyphal growth and localizes to endosome, fungal-type vacuole membrane) — protein MLNLLLFALTLLGLSNAFYLPGVAPTDYKEGQSIPLLVNHLTPTLHHASSAKGTTSTYVYSYDYYYPKFHFCKPEGGPVKQSESLGSIIFGDRIFNSPFQIEMLKDVQCKKLCTSTYPKSDSVFVNRNIRAGYSYNWLVDGLPVAKIIKDLRTDSQFYGTGFDIGAIDGDSKAVLFNHFELTIKYHEKGDGKNYRVVGITATTESMDRSALPEDSPAETLCSTDLKDVYLDKEKDTPVLFTYSVKFEKSDIAWATRWDQYLHVYDPKIQWFSLINFSLIVLILGIVIANILIRTLKNDIVKYNEVNLDDDITDESGWKLVHGDVFRPPPQRLLLSVLVGSGAQIFFMIFVTIFFALFGLLSPSNRGALSTFSFILYILSSFVSSYVSGYLYRFLGGDNWKLNLLLTPVLVPGILFAVFVFLNFFLISVDSSGAIPVGTMVAIVVIWFVISIPLSVVGSIIASKRPLLDVPVRTNQIPRQIPQQPWYLKSIPVTLISGIFPFGSIAVEMYFIYSSLWFNKIFYMFGFLFFCFLLMIMTTGLITVLMVYYTLCSENYKWQWRSMFIGGGCALYVFIHSIFLTGGEKLAGLTSFVLYTGYSIVISLLVFLCCASVGFICSLFFVRKIYGQIKID, from the coding sequence atgcTAAATTTGCTTTTATTTGCACTAACGCTTCTTGGTTTGAGTAATGCATTTTACTTACCTGGAGTTGCGCCAACCGACTATAAAGAAGGCCAATCAATACCATTACTTGTGAATCATTTAACACCTACGTTACATCATGCATCATCAGCCAAAGGAACCACATCAACATATGTATACTCGTATGACTATTACTATCCAAAGTTCCATTTCTGTAAACCAGAGGGAGGCCCAGTAAAACAACTGGAATCATTGGGATCAATCATTTTTGGGGATCGTATTTTCAACTCAcctttccaaattgaaatgttgaagGACGTTCAATGTAAGAAGTTGTGTACTTCGACATATCCAAAATCTGACTCGGTATTTGTTAATAGAAACATCAGAGCTGGATATAGCTACAACTGGCTTGTTGATGGATTACCCGTTGCAAAAATTATTAAAGATTTGAGAACAGATTCGCAATTCTACGGAACTGGTTTTGATATTGGAGCTATTGATGGTGACAGCAAGGCTGTATTATTCAACCACTTTGAATTAACTATCAAGTACCATGAAAAGGGTGATGGTAAAAATTATAGAGTTGTTGGTATTACTGCTACAACTGAGTCGATGGATAGATCTGCGCTACCAGAGGATTCACCAGCAGAGACCTTGTGCTCTACAGATTTAAAAGATGTCTACTTggataaagaaaaagataCACCTGTGTTGTTCACCTACTCAGTTAAATTCGAAAAGAGTGATATTGCATGGGCAACAAGATGGGATCAATACTTGCATGTTTATGATCCAAAAATCCAATGGTTTTCCTTaatcaacttttctttgataGTATTGATTTTGGGTATTGTTATTGCCAATATTTTGATTAgaactttgaaaaatgataTTGTCAAGTATAATGAAGTtaatttggatgatgatatcACCGATGAAAGTGGATGGAAATTAGTTCATGGTGATGTATTTagaccaccaccacaaaGATTATTGTTATCAGTTCTTGTTGGAAGTGGTGCACAAATTTTCTTTATGATTTTCGTCACTATCTTCTTTGCCTTGTTTGGGTTGTTATCACCATCAAACAGAGGAGCATTGTCGACATTTTCCTTTATTCTTTACATTTTGAGTAGTTTTGTGTCGTCATATGTTTCCGGTTACTTATACAGGTTCCTTGGTGGTgacaattggaaattgaatttactCCTAACCCCAGTCCTTGTTCCAGGTATTTTATTCGCCGTGTTTGTGTTtctcaacttcttcttAATCTCGGTTGATTCATCCGGTGCTATTCCAGTTGGTACAATGGTTGCTATTGTTGTCATTTGGTTCGTCATTTCTATTCCATTATCCGTTGTTGGATCTATCATCGCATCAAAGAGGCCATTATTGGATGTCCCAGTTAGAACTAACCAAATTCCAAGACAAATTCCCCAACAACCATGGTATTTGAAATCGATTCCTGTTACCCTCATTAGTGGTATTTTCCCATTTGGTTCAATTGCTGTGGAGATGTATTTCATCTATTCATCTTTATGGTTCAACAAGATCTTTTACATGTTTGGTTTcttatttttttgcttcCTTTTAATGATTATGACTACGGGTTTAATCACTGTGCTTATGGTGTACTACACTTTATGTTCAGAGAACTATAAATGGCAATGGAGATCTATGTttattggtggtggatGTGCACTTTATGTATTTATCCATTCAATTTTCCTCACAGGAGGTGAAAAATTAGCTGGATTGACGTCGTTTGTGTTATACACTGGATACTCCATTGTCATTTCATTATTGGTGTTCCTTTGTTGTGCAAGTGTTGGATTCATCTGTAGTTTATTCTTTGTTAGAAAGATCTACGGAcaaatcaagattgatTAG
- a CDS encoding Ume7 transcription factor (transcription factor with zinc cluster DNA-binding motif): MIKSRSYLLESHLRDTSPVRKYSESENTSMELESFSIDVDNTPTRVNYPPLEEYSHCIIRRSNFKIINEGMIPRVLPEPRALDPNSENNLSLQNTTTPNFNLICSSPFPSRLDPGNSKRSSPIVCALPDDFAKSNEVFKHVYGSSSFTESPITHQSSSIRSKLNQECSYRITPANQGDQEANASESHNGWKRSNASSVMSIESLINPESPEKGKRDAASSKPGFYGVSTSGSSWESNCYEPQTRAVFDCKYKGEDVNPYDQFIVTIKLPSKYVNSRHVPKKDLRSLAAERLPVVGTTKKGIIKKKKYGSNKNDGSIIKHVTKTKKRNSKITKKEFPKKQIPKSQPPTIKTKSIRSRKTRSNGYESDEEYLPHEESTISSRKRVQFGSDRKEKKRKSVVRSKTGCWTCRIRHKGCNEEQPKCSHCKRLNLTCDYSPNRPVYMQNKKLHAEKLLEIRRLTDRVKKRKPHS; this comes from the coding sequence ATGATCAAGTCAAGGAGCTATTTGTTGGAGAGTCATCTACGTGATACCAGTCCTGTACGAAAGTATTCAGAGTCAGAAAATACATCCATGGAGCTTGAATCCTTTAGCATTGACGTGGACAATACGCCCACCAGAGTCAACTATCCGCCCTTGGAAGAGTACAGTCACTGTATTATTAGAAGGTCtaacttcaaaatcataaaTGAAGGAATGATACCCAGAGTTTTACCTGAACCGAGAGCTTTAGATCCAAATAGTGAAAATAATTTGCTGTTGCAAAACACAACAACTCCAAACTTTAATTTGATTTGCAGTTCCCCCTTTCCTTCGAGGTTGGATCCGGGTAATTCAAAGAGGAGCTCCCCCATTGTGTGTGCTTTACCAGATGACTTTGCTAAATCTAACGAGGTTTTTAAGCATGTGTACGGTTCCAGCTCGTTTACAGAGAGTCCCATTACACACCAAAGCTCAAGTATTAGatcaaaattaaatcaGGAGTGTAGTTATAGAATTACCCCTGCTAACCAAGGAGATCAGGAAGCAAATGCAAGCGAATCTCATAATGGATGGAAAAGAAGTAATGCATCATCGGTGATGAGTATCGAGCTGCTTATAAACCCTGAATCTCCTGAGAAGGGAAAGAGAGACGCCGCTTCAAGCAAACCTGGCTTTTATGGTGTTTCTACAAGTGGTAGTTCATGGGAAAGCAATTGTTATGAACCCCAAACTAGAGCTGTTTTCGATTGTAAATATAAAGGAGAGGATGTCAATCCATATGATCAATTTATTGTAACTATAAAACTTCCAAGTAAATACGTGAACTCACGGCACGTTCCAAAGAAGGACCTTCGATCCCTCGCAGCTGAAAGGCTTCCCGTTGTTGGTACCACAAAGAAAGGTATaattaaaaagaaaaagtacggctcaaacaaaaatgacGGCTCAATTATAAAGCACGTCACTAAGACCAAAAAGCGTAATTCTAAAATCACAAAGAAGGAGTTTCCTAAGAAACAGATTCCTAAATCACAACCCCCTACGATCAAAACCAAGTCCATTCGTTCCCGCAAAACCAGGTCAAATGGATACGAATCTGATGAGGAATATCTACCTCATGAAGAATCAACAATCTCTTCCAGAAAACGTGTGCAGTTTGGTTCAGAtcgaaaagaaaagaaaagaaaaagtgtGGTGAGATCTAAGACCGGGTGCTGGACATGCAGAATCCGTCACAAGGGGTGCAATGAGGAACAACCAAAATGTAGTCATTGCAAACGGTTGAACTTGACCTGTGACTATTCTCCAAACCGCCCAGTGTATATGCAGAATAAGAAATTACACGCGGAAAAGTTGCTTGAGATTAGACGCCTTACTGATAGAGTAAAAAAGCGTAAACCTCATTCTTAG
- a CDS encoding subunit of phosphatidylinositol 3-kinase complexes I and II: MGNERYICGECDNPVKLDDSLKQLNPSQLDLILSAKQNKEIIKVENELNPEDYLSTDKLNLYNQLPKQAVPIHYKSYFDSEDEDSDDGMNFHLTKSNSSTDSYLVVDEVESEQQDEPVEEEGFELKLSSRIKALENIFNILSNTQDIEHPLSQDCANLLLENYQLKFDQSQKEKTQYLEFLKKLKMQDQRLNLYSDGEVKKHLDENLQQSLNEFKRLTELEKKQLSELRELEATRRELESQSRINKEELVSINHDKVNDILRLRNELQLDLGDKQTKLEQLKASYNIHLNHIDNLRSSNIYKLMFDIKIDDKYAMINGFRIGFKIVLPEVNAALGQIVLLLTLIIKRLDLRLTSYKLVPMGSQSHIVKFTDSENGTRSKKILNLYSSDEFTLGRLFNFNKMDVAMIALLEIVALIEMQLKRIDTELELPYKIYKDTIGGKSIRVTSNSEWTQSCKNLLTCLNWILTFISAHTN; this comes from the coding sequence ATGGGCAATGAACGATACATCTGTGGTGAATGTGATAATCCAGTTAAACTAGACGATAGCTTGAAACAACTCAACCCATCACAACTTGATCTAATACTCAGTGCAAAGCAGAATAAAGAGATTATCAAAGTCGAGAACGAATTGAACCCGGAAGATTACTTATCCACTGACAAATTGAACCTTTACAATCAGCTTCCAAAACAAGCGGTGCCAATTCATTACAAGAGCTACTTTGATAGCGAAGATGAGGATAGTGATGATGGAATGAATTTTCACTTAACAAAGTCAAACTCCAGTACTGATTCATATTTAGTAGtggatgaagttgaatcgGAACAGCAAGATGAGCCCGTTGAAGAGGAAGGCTTTGAGCTCAAACTATCCAGTCGTATCAAAGCTTTGGAAAACATATTTAatattttatcaaatacaCAAGATATCGAGCATCCCCTTAGTCAAGATTGTGCCAATTTGCTACTAGAAAACTACCAACTCAAATTCGATCAATCgcaaaaggaaaaaacTCAATACTTGgaatttttgaagaaattaaagatGCAGGACCAAAGGTTGAATTTATATCTGGATGGTGAGGTAAAGAAGCACCTTGATGAAAATCTCCAGCAATCGTtaaatgaattcaaaagattgaCTGAGCTAGAGAAGAAACAACTCAGTGAGTTGAGAGAATTAGAAGCTACTCGAAGAGAGTTGGAATCTCAGTCGCGAATAAATAAAGAGGAATTGGTATCAATAAACCACGACAAAGTAAATGACATCCTCAGGCTAAGAAACGAGCTTCAACTTGATCTTGGGGATAAACAAACTAAACTAGAACAGCTTAAGGCATCATATAATATCCACTTGAACCACATTGATAATCTACGAAGTTCCaacatttacaaattgATGTTTGATATTAAGATCGATGACAAATACGCCATGATCAATGGGTTTCGCATAGGTTTCAAGATTGTGTTGCCGGAGGTGAATGCTGCTTTAGgacaaattgttttgttacTCACATTGATAATTAAACGCCTTGATCTTAGATTGACAAGCTACAAATTGGTTCCGATGGGGTCACAATCACatattgtcaaatttaCCGACTCAGAAAATGGCACTCGACTGAAAAAGATACTCAATTTATACTCATCAGATGAGTTCACCTTGGGCAGGTTATTCAACTTTAACAAGATGGATGTAGCAATGATTGCTTTGTTGGAGATTGTGGCATTGATCGAAATGCAGTTGAAGAGAATCGATACTGAACTTGAGTTACCTTACAAGATTTACAAGGATACAATTGGTGGAAAAAGTATACGAGTTACATCAAACTCTGAATGGACTCAAAGCTGCAAGAATTTATTGacttgtttgaattggatcTTGACGTTTATCAGCGCGCACACAAACTAA
- a CDS encoding plasma membrane protein gives MSESKTKKPRVRFQVVHYYLIPIVALVVWWGMLIALLICWGVQGRPIYSFMNGEYQNPVYLSDIGATNLQPLFISCAGFQAIFFVGTLISGYFLRKTNRIQPYISYHQPRLAIASIILAIIGQLGIIFVSIFNTKNFHGVHLSMVGIFIAFVFFSCCCDFGVSFIFGTRPSLLDPVHNTVIFGKGRLSNLYFLSFSSKIIWLVVAIVLAACFGAFMYNDNDSASARFEWCICFWYG, from the coding sequence ATGTCTGAATcgaaaacaaagaaaccCAGAGTCAGATTCCAAGTTGTCCACTACTACTTAATCCCAATTGTTGCATTAGTCGTTTGGTGGGGCATGTTGATTGCTTTGCTCATATGTTGGGGTGTACAAGGAAGACCTATTTACTCGTTCATGAATGGAGAATATCAGAACCCAGTTTACTTATCAGATATCGGTGCCACGAATCTCCAACCGCTTTTTATAAGTTGTGCTGGCTTTCAAGccatcttctttgttggCACTTTGATATCTGGCTATTTCCTCAGAAAGACCAACAGAATACAACCCTACATTAGCTATCACCAACCAAGATTGGCCATTGCAAGCATTATTCTTGCCATCATCGGGCAACTTGGAATCATATTTGTCTCCATCTTCAATACAAAAAACTTCCACGGTGTGCATCTTAGTATGGTGGGAATCTTTATAGCATTTGTCTTTTTCTCATGTTGTTGTGACTTTGGTGTTAGTTTTATATTTGGAACCCGTCCAAGCTTGTTGGATCCAGTTCACAATACTGTTATATTTGGGAAGGGAAGGTTATCCAATTTGTACTTTTTGAGTTTCAGTTCAAAGATAATCTGGTTGGTGGTTGCAATTGTTCTAGCTGCTTGTTTTGGTGCTTTCATGTACAATGACAATGACCTGGCCTCGGCACGATTCGAGTGGTGCATTTGCTTTTGGTATGGTC
- a CDS encoding Hca4 protein (role in regulation of cell wall biogenesis) has protein sequence MKRHSKSASKSNKREGRKERRQKEEGELKQLKERIENYDPKVDEEAMQQFSDLPITQNTLRGLKESAFISLTDIQKKTIPIALKGHDLMGTARTGSGKTLAFLIPVIELLIKNDITEYDGLAALIVSPTRELAVQIFEVLAKIGKYNSFSAGLVTGGKDVQYEKERISRMNILVGTPGRISQHLNEAVGMETSNLQVLVLDEADRCLDMGFKKQIDNIISHLPPTRQTLLFSATTTDSVRDLARLSLTNPKRIGTSSDQDVSAIPESLDQYYVRVPLEEKLDVLWSFIKSHLKSKILVFFSSSKQVQYTYESFRTLQPGISLLKLYGRNKQTSRLETTMKFAQAQHVCLFATDIVARGLDFPAIDWVIQVDCPEDVATYVHRVGRSARFGRQGKSLLMLTPTEEEGFLQRLKAQNIEPKLMNIKQKSKKSIRPQLQSLCFKDPVMKNLGQRAFIAYFKSVHIQKDKEVFNVEALPAEAYASSLGLPGAPKIKIKGGSASKEKKNESRKLLALSKSDADGEVEEKPSKVKTKYDRMFERKNQTILSDHYLNLTNSKANGKEDEEEEDFMTVKRQDHELKDEDLPDLSLPVSKRQAKKALSKKASIAEKGNPTKLKFDDDGVAHPIYELEGEEDFIKAGDAKKQKEDFLTKEQELMKVTDAADKEVERQKRQEKKRKRKEAERRMREEEEHYSESEEDIPDLERDMELDDKKPSTRDTTWFKDEPEAKRQKKDEFIEIDEPETLEDLESLAAKLISN, from the coding sequence ATGAAACGCCATTCAAAAAGTGCCTCCAAGAGTAATAAACGTgaaggaagaaaagaaagacGCCAAAAGGAAGAGGGGGAACTTAAACAGCTCAAAGagagaattgaaaactatGATCCCAAAGTAGACGAAGAAGCGATGCAACAATTTAGTGATCTACCAATCACACAGAATACTCTAAGAGGACTCAAGGAATCTGCATTCATTTCATTAACTgatattcaaaaaaagacaattcCTATAGCCTTGAAAGGGCATGATTTGATGGGAACTGCCAGAACTGGGTCTGGTAAAACCTTGGCTTTTCTCATTCCTGTAATTGAGcttttgatcaagaatGACATTACCGAGTACGATGGATTGGCCGCGTTGATTGTATCCCCCACAAGAGAACTTGCAGTACAGATTTTTGAAGTCTTGGCCAAAATTGGTAAATACAATTCATTTTCTGCAGGTTTAGTCACTGGTGGGAAGGATGTACAATATGAAAAGGAAAGGATATCAAGAATGAATATCTTGGTTGGAACTCCTGGACGTATCTCGCAGCATTTAAATGAAGCTGTAGGGATGGAGACATCCAACTTGCAGGTTTTAGTTTTAGATGAAGCAGATAGATGTCTCGATATGGGGTTTAAAAAGCAAATTGATAACATTATAAGTCACTTGCCACCAACAAGACAAACCTTACTATTTTCAGCCACCACTACAGACAGTGTTCGAGATTTGGCCCGGTTGTCCTTGACGAATCCAAAGAGAATAGGCACTTCCTCGGACCAAGATGTGTCTGCAATTCCCGAATCATTGGATCAGTATTATGTTAGGGTACCGTTAGAAGAAAAGTTGGATGTCTTGTGGTCCTTTATCAAATCACATTTAAAGAGCAAGATCTTGGTCTTCTTTTCATCCTCAAAGCAAGTGCAATATACCTATGAATCATTCCGTACGCTTCAACCCGGTATTTCGCTTTTGAAGCTTTATGGACGTAATAAGCAAACGTCGAGATTGgaaacaacaatgaaatttGCCCAGGCTCAGCATGTCTGtctttttgcaactgaTATCGTAGCTAGAGGTTTAGATTTTCCAGCAATAGATTGGGTTATTCAAGTTGATTGTCCCGAGGATGTGGCAACCTATGTTCACCGAGTGGGGAGATCAGCAAGATTTGGAAGGCAGGGTAAATCCTTACTCATGCTAACACCAACTGAAGAGGAGGGTTTTTTGCAAAGGCTCAAGGCTCAAAATATTGAAccaaagttgatgaatattaaacaaaagagTAAGAAATCAATAAGACCGCAATTGCAATCTTTATGCTTCAAAGATCcagtgatgaagaatttagGACAACGAGCATTTATTGCTTACTTTAAATCTGTACATATACAAAAGGACAAGGAGGTGTTTAATGTCGAAGCGTTGCCAGCTGAGGCGTATGCGTCATCATTGGGTCTTCCTGGGGCACCTaagatcaaaatcaaaggaGGTTCTGCTAGTaaggagaaaaagaacGAGTCGAGAAAATTGCTTGCTTTGTCGAAAAGTGATGCTGACGGTGAGGTTGAGGAAAAGCCTTCTAAAGTCAAGACTAAATACGATCGAATGTTTGAGAGAAAGAATCAAACGATATTGTCAGATCATTATTTGAACTTGACAAACAGCAAAGCAAATGGAAAAgaggatgaagaggaagaggacTTCATGACAGTGAAGCGACAAGATcatgaattgaaagatgaagatttacCTGATTTGCTGTTGCCAGTGTCCAAGAGACAAGCAAAGAAAGCACTTTCCAAAAAGGCATCAATAGCAGAGAAGGGCAacccaacaaaattgaagtttgACGATGATGGCGTAGCACATCCAATATACGAATTGGAgggtgaagaagattttATCAAAGCTGGTGATgcaaagaaacaaaaagagGACTTCCTTACCAAAGAGcaagaattgatgaagGTTACAGATGCTGCTGATAAAGAGGTGGAAAGACAAAAACgtcaagaaaagaagagaaagaggAAGGAAGCAGAGAGAAGAATGAGGGAGGAAGAGGAACATTACTCtgaaagtgaagaagatattCCGGACTTGGAGCGTGATATGGAGCTTGATGACAAAAAGCCATCTACAAGAGATACCACCTGGTTTAAAGATGAACCGGAAGCTAAGAGACAAAAGAAGGATGagtttattgaaattgatgagcCAGAAACTTTGGAGGATCTTGAATCATTGGCAGCTAAGTTAATTAGTAACTAG